The Anser cygnoides isolate HZ-2024a breed goose chromosome 19, Taihu_goose_T2T_genome, whole genome shotgun sequence genome contains a region encoding:
- the LOC136786655 gene encoding myosin heavy chain, skeletal muscle, adult-like, producing the protein MDLSLHWQTLTVKDDQVFSKNPPKYDKIEDIAMMTHLHEPAVLYNPKERYAAWMIYTYSGLFCVTVNPYKWLPVYNPEVVLACRGKKRQEAPPHIFSISDNAYQFMLTGE; encoded by the exons ATGGATCTCTCTTTGCATTGGCAGACTCTGACTGTGAAGGATGATCAGGTCTTCTCCAAGAACCCTCCCAAGTATGACAAAATCGAGGACATCGCCATGATGACCCACCTCCACGAACCCGCTGTGCTGTACAACCCCAAAGAGCGTTATGCAGCCTGGATGATCTAC ACCTACTCGGGTCTCTTCTGTGTCACCGTCAACCCCTACAAGTGGCTGCCAGTGTACAACCCGGAGGTGGTGTTGGCCTGCCGAGGCAAAAAGCGCCAGGAGGCCCCTCCACACATCTTCTCCATCTCTGACAACGCCTATCAGTTCATGCTGACTGGTGAATGA